One genomic region from Penaeus monodon isolate SGIC_2016 chromosome 24, NSTDA_Pmon_1, whole genome shotgun sequence encodes:
- the LOC119588933 gene encoding H(+)/Cl(-) exchange transporter 7-like, with protein sequence MASAQRPKPTSTAQRGWSLPCPLGCVSRPRMHEGHTIGLICIQACGFPVVDSLPTGEDERYFKSFGTLRGLILRSQLTVLLKHKIFNENAEIWQDGKVDIHLFRLSYPRYYTLDQVNLDQADMNCTVDLRPFINPSPYSVMACTALPRVFNLFRALGLRHLIVINDNNEVVGMVTRKDLVKYRVWKHRGQMGLEELVIYNNV encoded by the exons ATGGCATCGGCGCAGCGGCCGAAGCCAACCTCCACGGCGCAACGAGGGTGGTCGCTCCCATGCCCTCTCGGCTGCGTCTCCAGGCCCCGGAT GCATGAGGGGCACACTATCGGGTTAATTTGTATACAAGCATGTG GCTTTCCCGTAGTTGATTCTCTTCCCACTGGGGAGGATGAACGATACTTTAAGTCTTTTGGCACACTAAGAGGGCTCATTTTACGCTCTCAGCTAACCGTTTTGTTAAAACACAAG ATATTTAATGAGAATGCAGAGATCTGGCAGGATGGCAAAGTGGACATCCACTTGTTCCGGCTCTCATATCCTCGCTACTACACCCTAGACCAAGTGAACCTTGACCAGGCAGATATGAATTGCACTGTTGATCTACGACCATTTATCAATCCGTCCCCATATTCAGTCATGGCCTGCACAGCCCTGCCAAGGGTGTTCAACCTGTTCCGAGCACTGGGTTTGAGACACCTGATTGtgatcaatgacaataatgaagtgGTGGGCATGGTGACACGCAAGGACTTGGTCAAGTACAGGGTGTGGAAACACCGAGGGCAGATGGGCCTAGAGGAACtagtcatatataataatgtttga
- the LOC119588698 gene encoding synaptic vesicle glycoprotein 2C-like (The sequence of the model RefSeq protein was modified relative to this genomic sequence to represent the inferred CDS: added 12 bases not found in genome assembly) produces the protein MEEVNEDKETVPEQHNNQVEEPQDDEEDYEKAITATGYGFFHYWLVAIGGIANASDAVEILCVSILLPAAECDLHMSSSDKGLLNAGVFMGMMVGGYIWGSLGDIYGRKNVLVVSLMVNAIAGIVSSFMQSFPLFFTMRFISGLGVGGSIPLVWAYVSEFQPAGKRGGALSVIAAFWMVGNILVAVLALAIIPYDIGFVSPSFSFNSWRIFLVVCALPSLIIGIVLIFMPESPMFLLLKGRHDETIEILQKIYEQNTSNPSRSYPVRKVTIANIKIQTVSSGSVWKILKDICIQSWRQSNALFSRSLLRITLLMLFINFAIQFGYYGLWLWFPELFNRLQLYYNDHPGDKVSVCDLTDFKGNDTVQTSNCNSGEEVVDPQALVNTLIIAVAPLPSNLWTIFYMDRLGRKFFLVLSMVLSGGSAFGIYFVKSTTDNLILSCVFGAVSTMGFNALDCLGAELFPTHLRSTALAVTLLAARLGAIAGNLVFGSLIDVYCAVPMFMVACLLIVGGIMGLLLPNTTRVALT, from the exons aTAAGGAGACGGTGCCTGAACAGCATAATAACCAAG TAGAGGAACCCCAAGACGATGAGGAGGATTATGAGAAAGCAATCACAGCCACAG GATATGGGTTCTTCCACTACTGGCTGGTTGCAATTGGAGGAATTGCCAATGCCAGTGATGCAGTGGAGATCCTCTGCGTGTCCATCCTTTTACCAGCAGCAGAGTGCGACCTTCACATGTCCTCTAGTGACAAGGGGTTGCTCAACGCTGGGGTGTTTATGG GTATGATGGTTGGTGGATACATCTGGGGAAGCTTAGGTGATATTTATGGAAGAAAGAATGTTTTGGTTGTTTCTTTGATGGTGAACGCCATTGCGGGAATTGTGTCTTCTTTTATGCAAAGTTTTCCATTATTCTTCACGATGCGGTTTATATCTGGAttagg AGTGGGCGGCAGCATTCCCCTTGTGTGGGCATACGTCAGTGAGTTCCAGCCTGCAGGTAAAAGAGGGGGAGCTCTGAGTGTCATTGCAGCATTCTGGATGGTTGGAAATATTCTAGTTGCAG TTTTAGCACTGGCTATAATTCCTTATGATATCGGGTTTGTCAGTCCGTCCTTCAGCTTCAATTCATGGCGAATTTTCCTGGTTGTATGTGCCTTGCCTTCTTTAAT GTTGATTTTCATGCCCGAATCACCTATGTTTCTGCTGCTGAAGGGAAGACACGATGAGACGATTGAAATTCTACAGAAAATCTATGAGCAAAATACGTCAAATCCTTCAAGGAGTTATCCT GTGAGAAAAGTGACTATAGCCAACATTAAGATCCAGACAGTTTCCTCAGGTAGTGTGTGGAAAATTCTGAAAGACATATGCATTCAGAGTTGGCGCCAAAGTAATGCGCTCTTTAGCCGATCCCTCCTGCGCATCACTTTGCTTATGCTCTTTATTAATTTTGCTATTCAGTTTGG GTACTACGGACTTTGGTTGTGGTTCCCAGAGTTGTTTAATCGTCTACAGTTATACTATAATGACCATCCAGGTGATAAG GTAAGCGTTTGTGACCTGACAGACTTCAAGGGTAATGATACAGTGCAAACATCGAATTGCAATTCAGGAGAAGAGGTTGTGGATCCACAAGCACTTGTAAATACACTGATTATAGCTGTGGCACCACTACCAAGCAATCTGTGGACCATTTTCTATATGGATAGACTTGGCAGGAAATTTTTCCTTG TGCTCAGCATGGTGTTATCGGGGGGATCAGCCTTTGGCATATACTTTGTAAAAAGTACAACAGATAACCTCATTCTCAGCTGTGTTTTCGGTGCAGTTTCAACAATGGGCTTTAATGCCCTAGACTGCCTCGGAGCAGAACTTTTCCCGACACATCTACG ATCAACTGCATTGGCTGTCACCTTGCTTGCTGCTCGACTTGGTGCAATAGCAGGGAATTTGGTGTTTGGCAGTTTAATTGATGTGTATTGTGCAGTACCAATGTTTATGGTTGCTTGCCTTTTAATTG ttggaGGTATTATGGGACTTCTGCTTCCAAATACAACGAGAGTGGCACTGACCTAA